A region of the Methanobrevibacter arboriphilus JCM 13429 = DSM 1125 genome:
ATAACTGGGATTATATAATATACTATATGCAAAATAGCTAATTTAATTCCATCGATAAAATTCTTTCCCCAATCAAAATCAGGCAAAGGATCATCTGTATCCTTGACTGTTGTTCTAACTATACTCAAAGTATAACCATAGATTATTAAACCTACAATAATGAAAATAATTGCAGATATAATCTCTAAAATGTTTGCAGCAATATACTGACCTAATGCAATACCTAAGGCCTGTAAAAGACCAAATATTCCCGCGATTATGAATAAAACACCAAATATTAGTAATTTATTCCAATCTTTTGTTGGATATGTTAATGAATCTTTAAAAAGTTCAATGATTTCCATATTTTCACCTCACATACACAAAAAATAATACTATTTTTTGTTATTAAATTATTTGTTTAATATTATTAATATACTTTAGGATTATTTAGACAAAAAGTAGAGAATATGAAAAAACATTTAGATTTAATCATTAGATACATAATAAAAAATCATATAGACAATGAAATTATATAAAGAAATTGAAAAATAAAAATAAATGAAAAACCAAAATAAAAACTAAAAATAATACTACTAAAAGAAAGAGGATACTATTAAACTAAAGAGTTAATAATTTCCTTTAATCTTACAATACCAATATCTGATTTTACACCAATAGGATTAAAATGAGTTTTAACCGCTATATAACCCTCTTTTTTTATTTCATCCATAATATCAGCTATCTTAGGAGCACTTATTTTAAGATTTTTACAAATTACATGAATATCATAAAAAGTAATAGGAGCATTTGACTCCTCAAAACAGCTATAAAGTAATTTTAAGATATTATCTTCAGTGTTTAATTTTTTCCTATTAGAATTATCTTCATCCAGTTTTTGAATCATTTTAGAAATAAAATCAGGATTTTGAAGTTTACCAATCCACAAAGGACCTGCAGAAATTAATTTTTCCCCACAAACTGGACAAAATCCTGGAATTGGGTTAGCTAATCCTTTTACAGCAGTTCTATAAAGACATTTTTTACAATGAGAAATATAACCAATATTACAAGCCAGTGAATCATCAGTAGCTTTTGATCCTTTATTGATTTTAATATATAACCTCATATAATGTTCACTACTGTGAGAAAGTTTAATATCCTCAATATATTTTTTATACTTAGCAAGAGTTAAAGAAACGAACCCTGCTAAAATTCTAATTCCATTCTCATGACAATATTCACTTTTAAAAGGTACTGCATTATATTTCCTAATACAAGGCTCTTTATAAGTACCACATAATGCAGAAGTATCAGTAGCTGTAATACAGAGAAGTGAATCTTTTTTTAAAGAATAACCTACAGAATCAACAAAATAAGAAGGAGTGCCAAAAGGATCAATATCAACTACATCAAACACTCCTCTATTCTCACGAAGTATTATATTAGCTTCTTTTTGATAAATATCAATCTCAACATTGTTATTAAGTGCATTTTGTTTTGATTGTTCTATAGCAAGTGAACTAATGTCATTTACAGAAACTAACCCTACTTCATCAATTTCTTTTTTATATCGGATAGCTCTTATTCCACTTCCTCCAAAAACATCACAAATACTTATTTCTCTTTCTATCTCCTCTTGAAATGTTTGTAAAGCAAGTATTGATATATCTCTATTAAATTCCATTTTAGGATTATAAAAAACAGGTGCACTAGATGAAACTTTATCAAATTTAGGAACTCTAATTTCAACTAATCCTTCATTAATTATTTCAATTTCCTGTTTATCCATAAAAAAGCCCCTATAATTGATTTGAAATCTCAACACTGATAAATTTAATACTAAGTTTATATTATTTTTTTGGTGTTGTTCCAATAGGTAATTTTTGTAATATTCTTAAATTTATAGAATTCTTAGATTTTTAATATTTTAAATTTGTAATATTCTTAAATTTCTAGTACTTTATTTTTTGTTTTTATTTTGTTTTTTCATTTATTTTTATATTTTATTTTTATAATATATTTTATTTTTATAATATTTTTATAATAATCTTAATTTTTTTTATTATTAATTTTATTATTAATTCTCTTTATTATTGCTTTTTTATTATTAATTATTTTTTGTAGTATTAATTTATATATTAACTCAATGTAATAATAAAATTCAATGCATAATAAATATTAACTCTAAAATAAATATCAAATCTATAAATATTAATCTCAGATATACATTAATCTCAAATATATTATCCCAGATATAAATATAATTATCTCAGATATACATTAATCTCAATATACTATCTCAGATATAAATATAATTATCTCAGATATAATAATTATCTCAAATATAATATTAAATCTCGAATAATATTAAGTATGATATACTATTAATTACTAAGATTAATTACTAAGATATATTAATAATGATTAAAATAAATACTTTTGTAATATATATTATCAATTATTAAATTATTATAAAATTATTATAAAGTTAATAAAAAAAAGTTACTAAAATATAATTTTTGAATATAATAAAAGGTGTATTAATGTCAGAGATTAAAATTCCCATTGCAAGTCCTATTATTGGAGAAGAAGAGATAGAAGAAGTTGTAAAAGTTCTAAAATCAGGGTTTATTGCTCAAGGCCCTAAAGTAGCTGAATTTGAAGAAAAATTTGCAGAATTTGTTGGTGCAAAGTATGGAATAGCTACTAGTTCAGGAACAACAGCTTTACATGTAGCTCTTCTAGCTTGTGGAATTAAAGAAGGAGATAAAGTAATCACAACACCATTTTCATTTGCAGCTACTGGAAATTCAATTTTATATACTGGAGCTAAACCAGTATTTGTAGATATAGACCCAAAAACATTCAATATTGACCCTAATAAAATAGAAAATGCAATAACCGAAAAAACAAAAGCTATAATGCCAGTTCAATTATATGGTCAAGCAGCAGATATGGACAAGATTAATGAAATAGCAAAAAAACATGATTTATATGTTATTGAAGATGCTGCACAGGCTCATGGGTCAATATATAAAGATACTAAAGTCGGTAGTATAGGAGATCTTGCTTGTTTCAGTTTTTATCCAACTAAAAACATGACTACAAGTGAAGGAGGAATGATTACTACTAATGATAAAGAATTAGCTGAAAAAGCAAGGATCTTTAGAGCCCATGGTGAAACAAAAAGATATGAACATGCTGTTTTAGGCTATAATTTTAGAATGACAGATATAGCTGCAGCTATTGGTCTTGCACAACTTAAAAAAATTGATGAATTTAATCAAAAGAGAATTAATAATGCAGAATACCTTGATGAAAATTTAAAAGATGTTGAAGGAATAATTACTCCAAGAGTTCTTAATGGAGTAAAACATGTTTATCATCAATATACTATAAAAATAGAAACAGGAAATAGGGATGAATGGGTCAATTTTCTTAATGAGAATGGAATTGGAACAGGAATTCACTACCCAATACCTATTTACAAACAAGAACTTTACATTAACTTAGGATATAATGATAATCTTGAAGAAACCGAAAATGCAGCAAATTCAGTTATTTCACTTCCGATTCACCCAAAAATCAGC
Encoded here:
- a CDS encoding DegT/DnrJ/EryC1/StrS family aminotransferase; protein product: MSEIKIPIASPIIGEEEIEEVVKVLKSGFIAQGPKVAEFEEKFAEFVGAKYGIATSSGTTALHVALLACGIKEGDKVITTPFSFAATGNSILYTGAKPVFVDIDPKTFNIDPNKIENAITEKTKAIMPVQLYGQAADMDKINEIAKKHDLYVIEDAAQAHGSIYKDTKVGSIGDLACFSFYPTKNMTTSEGGMITTNDKELAEKARIFRAHGETKRYEHAVLGYNFRMTDIAAAIGLAQLKKIDEFNQKRINNAEYLDENLKDVEGIITPRVLNGVKHVYHQYTIKIETGNRDEWVNFLNENGIGTGIHYPIPIYKQELYINLGYNDNLEETENAANSVISLPIHPKISPEDLDIIIKVLKEASDKFS
- a CDS encoding tRNA (guanine(10)-N(2))-dimethyltransferase → MDKQEIEIINEGLVEIRVPKFDKVSSSAPVFYNPKMEFNRDISILALQTFQEEIEREISICDVFGGSGIRAIRYKKEIDEVGLVSVNDISSLAIEQSKQNALNNNVEIDIYQKEANIILRENRGVFDVVDIDPFGTPSYFVDSVGYSLKKDSLLCITATDTSALCGTYKEPCIRKYNAVPFKSEYCHENGIRILAGFVSLTLAKYKKYIEDIKLSHSSEHYMRLYIKINKGSKATDDSLACNIGYISHCKKCLYRTAVKGLANPIPGFCPVCGEKLISAGPLWIGKLQNPDFISKMIQKLDEDNSNRKKLNTEDNILKLLYSCFEESNAPITFYDIHVICKNLKISAPKIADIMDEIKKEGYIAVKTHFNPIGVKSDIGIVRLKEIINSLV